The proteins below come from a single Parachlamydia acanthamoebae genomic window:
- a CDS encoding protease-like activity factor CPAF has protein sequence MNIKYVINLYLVVVFFSCHALLASDSLLRQEMVEDLHFIRKNFQIKYVPADWKLLQFGWNLNQQFDNAEAEITSLSSPTLKDYHKILNKLFTSAADYHVNVSFYSTEMASLPFHLQGAEGRYFITWINEEKLPEECLDWSIGDEVIAFDGQDIHEFVQNLRRSEHDRHNEKTDQRFAERSLTLRAGMFAEDVPQGNVEVDLIHKKTGEQKSYVLTWTYHPEQVKEIPLPSLVARGISEKQPFFQRPYYKKMMLTPLYAKFNQPESRVVEDVHNLGARKSFVPPLGSIVWQSPPDSPFHAYICETPSRQRIGYIRIATYDGTDDEVVEFAKLIDYFNPRTQALVVDQVNNPGGSVFYSYGLLSLLTDQPLELPKYKMAITQEEVMEALETLDTLKEITNDEEAIDVCGPSLHGYAVSFELVQSVIQYFQFVLSEWEEGKYVTSPVHLLVNTIAPSPFVTYDKPMVVLVNEFDISCGDSFPCILQDNQRALIFGTRTAGAGGTVLGGGHPNRLGIAGYSYTASLLERHTDGTPIENLGVTPDVSYSLTPEDFQNGYKGYKAALQEAIDGLLKNTRPSSSACPLRDRH, from the coding sequence ATGAATATTAAATACGTTATTAATCTATATTTAGTTGTTGTTTTTTTTAGTTGTCATGCACTTTTGGCCTCAGATTCACTTTTGCGTCAGGAAATGGTTGAAGATCTCCATTTTATTCGGAAAAATTTCCAGATCAAATACGTTCCTGCGGATTGGAAATTGCTTCAATTTGGGTGGAATCTTAACCAACAATTTGATAATGCCGAAGCGGAAATCACATCCCTTTCTTCTCCAACATTGAAAGATTACCATAAAATCTTGAATAAACTTTTTACTTCGGCCGCTGACTACCATGTGAATGTCTCGTTTTATTCAACAGAAATGGCTTCTTTACCATTTCATTTGCAAGGCGCAGAGGGGCGCTATTTTATCACATGGATCAATGAGGAAAAACTTCCCGAAGAGTGTCTGGATTGGTCTATCGGAGATGAGGTCATCGCATTTGACGGGCAAGATATCCATGAATTCGTTCAAAATCTTCGCAGATCAGAGCATGATCGACATAATGAAAAAACGGATCAAAGATTTGCTGAACGTTCTTTAACCTTACGCGCAGGAATGTTTGCAGAAGATGTTCCTCAAGGCAATGTGGAAGTCGACCTCATTCATAAAAAAACAGGCGAGCAAAAATCGTATGTCTTAACATGGACATATCATCCAGAGCAAGTAAAAGAAATTCCTTTGCCTTCTTTAGTGGCACGTGGGATTTCTGAGAAACAACCTTTTTTTCAACGTCCCTATTATAAAAAAATGATGCTAACCCCTTTGTATGCCAAATTCAACCAGCCGGAAAGCCGCGTGGTGGAAGATGTCCATAATTTAGGGGCGCGCAAAAGTTTTGTCCCTCCTTTAGGATCCATCGTTTGGCAATCCCCTCCAGATAGTCCTTTCCATGCTTATATTTGTGAAACTCCTAGCCGACAAAGAATTGGATATATCAGAATTGCGACATATGATGGAACGGATGATGAAGTGGTGGAATTTGCGAAATTGATTGACTATTTTAACCCTCGTACTCAAGCTTTAGTGGTCGATCAGGTTAACAATCCAGGGGGATCTGTTTTTTACTCATATGGATTATTGAGTCTTTTAACTGATCAACCCCTTGAATTGCCCAAATATAAAATGGCCATTACGCAAGAAGAAGTGATGGAGGCATTAGAAACATTAGATACGTTGAAAGAAATTACAAATGACGAAGAAGCGATAGACGTCTGCGGGCCTAGCTTGCATGGTTATGCTGTCTCTTTTGAGTTAGTGCAATCGGTGATTCAGTATTTTCAATTTGTTTTAAGTGAATGGGAAGAAGGTAAATATGTCACTTCTCCCGTGCATCTTCTTGTGAATACGATTGCGCCAAGTCCATTTGTCACTTATGATAAGCCCATGGTTGTGTTAGTCAACGAATTTGATATTTCCTGTGGGGATAGTTTTCCTTGCATTTTGCAAGACAATCAAAGAGCTCTTATCTTTGGTACACGAACGGCTGGAGCTGGAGGCACAGTTCTCGGGGGCGGTCATCCGAATAGGCTTGGAATAGCAGGCTATTCTTATACAGCATCTCTTTTAGAGAGACATACAGACGGGACTCCGATTGAAAATTTAGGCGTCACACCTGATGTTTCTTATTCATTGACACCCGAAGACTTTCAAAATGGTTATAAAGGTTATAAGGCAGCCCTACAAGAGGCAATAGATGGCCTTTTAAAAAATACGCGTCCTTCTAGCAGTGCTTGTCCTTTAAGGGACAGGCACTAA
- a CDS encoding 4-alpha-glucanotransferase translates to MTNFFLQQLLENPDSLPHHGICLPIFSLHSKNSGGIGEYTDLLPLIGWCKSLGFNIIQLLPINDTGLETSPYSALSAFALNPLHLGLKQLPFFHDFPKLIPLLSKLQAFNQNQRIPYKEIHEHRNVFLRQYFQLAGPTLLEAAEFLEFRKQNPWVDKYALFKALKIQRNWESWDLWPEKLRFPTEEYLSELLVDMQDEISYHVLLQFLCFAQMETVKKEAEAQGLFLKGDIPILINSQSADVWLNRSLFYTHLTAGAPPDQYSDVGQNWGFPLYNWDKNAETDYAWWKKRLEIASHFYHFYRIDHVVGFYRIWGIPFNVPAKEGKFFPEDRSTWIPHGEKILQMMLDNCPMLPIGEDLGMIPPEVRVNLRKLGICGTKVMRWERMWNEDRRFIKYQDYILESLTTISTHDSETLQLWWRNNPAEAQDFCNFKGWAYEPILSPARHQEILNDSHHTHSVFHINLLQEYLAVIPGLTWPDLEDERINIPGVVLDRNWSYRFKPSVEELIQHAELTHLMKTLTA, encoded by the coding sequence ATGACAAACTTTTTTCTGCAGCAATTGCTTGAAAATCCTGATAGCCTTCCACACCATGGAATTTGCCTTCCCATTTTCTCTTTACACTCCAAAAACAGCGGTGGCATTGGAGAATACACAGATCTTTTACCTCTCATTGGATGGTGTAAAAGTCTAGGATTTAACATCATTCAGTTACTTCCCATTAACGATACGGGATTAGAAACCAGCCCATATAGCGCGTTATCCGCATTTGCTTTAAATCCTCTGCATTTGGGACTCAAACAACTCCCTTTTTTCCACGATTTCCCCAAATTGATTCCATTGCTTTCTAAGCTGCAGGCTTTCAATCAAAATCAACGAATTCCGTACAAAGAAATTCATGAACATCGGAATGTTTTTTTGCGACAATACTTTCAGCTTGCCGGCCCCACTCTTCTAGAAGCAGCCGAGTTCCTTGAATTTAGAAAACAAAATCCTTGGGTGGACAAGTATGCCTTATTTAAAGCTTTAAAAATCCAAAGAAACTGGGAATCCTGGGATTTATGGCCTGAAAAACTCCGTTTCCCGACAGAAGAATATCTCAGCGAACTGCTTGTAGACATGCAGGATGAAATTTCCTATCACGTTCTTTTGCAATTTCTTTGTTTTGCCCAAATGGAAACTGTCAAAAAAGAAGCTGAAGCTCAAGGTCTCTTTTTAAAAGGAGATATTCCCATTTTAATTAACTCGCAAAGCGCGGACGTGTGGTTAAATCGATCCCTTTTCTATACACATTTGACAGCGGGAGCTCCACCGGATCAGTATAGTGACGTGGGACAAAATTGGGGCTTTCCTCTCTATAACTGGGATAAAAATGCCGAGACGGACTACGCGTGGTGGAAAAAACGTTTAGAAATTGCCTCCCATTTTTATCACTTTTATCGAATCGATCACGTGGTCGGATTTTATCGCATATGGGGTATCCCTTTTAATGTTCCTGCTAAAGAAGGAAAATTTTTTCCTGAAGATCGCTCCACCTGGATTCCTCATGGGGAAAAAATTCTTCAAATGATGTTAGATAATTGCCCCATGTTGCCAATTGGAGAGGATCTTGGTATGATTCCTCCCGAAGTGCGTGTGAACCTTCGCAAACTAGGTATATGCGGGACTAAAGTGATGCGCTGGGAAAGGATGTGGAATGAAGATCGTCGTTTTATTAAATACCAAGATTATATTTTGGAAAGCTTAACGACCATCTCTACACATGACTCTGAAACGCTTCAATTATGGTGGCGAAATAATCCTGCCGAAGCGCAGGACTTTTGCAATTTTAAAGGATGGGCTTATGAGCCAATCCTTTCACCTGCTCGCCATCAAGAAATTTTGAATGATAGTCATCATACGCATAGTGTTTTTCACATCAATCTCCTTCAGGAATATTTGGCCGTTATCCCAGGCTTAACATGGCCTGACTTAGAGGATGAGCGAATCAATATCCCGGGGGTTGTGTTGGACAGGAATTGGAGCTATCGTTTCAAACCTAGCGTGGAAGAATTGATTCAACATGCAGAGCTCACCCATCTCATGAAAACTTTAACGGCTTAG